The sequence GCTGACCGCCAGCTCGGCCAGGGTGGCCTCGCTCATGCCCTGGTAGGGCGCCGGGTACTCCATGGCGCCGACGCCGATGATGGCGCTCTGCCCCTGCATCAGGCGCGGGATCGAGTGGACCGTGCCGATGCCGCCCGGGTTGGTCAGCGAGATGGTGGTGCCGGTGTAGTCCTCCATGGTCAGCTCGTTGCGGCGGGCGCGCCGGACCACGTCCTCGTACGCCTGCCAGAACTGCCGGAAGTCCATCTGCTCGCAGGCCTTGATGGACGGGACCACCAGGGTGCGGGAGCCGTCCGGCTTGGCCAGGTCGATGGCGATGCCGAGGTTGACGTGCTCCGGCCGGACCATCGCCGGCTTGCCGTCGACCTCGGCGTAGGAGTTGTTCATCTCCGGGTGCTCGACCAGCGCCCGGACCATCGCGTACCCGATCAGGTGGGTGAAGCTCACCTTGCCGCCGCGACCGCGGGCCAGGTGGTTGTTGATCACGATGCGGTTGTCGACCAGCAGCTTCGCCGGGACCGCGCGGACGCTCGTCGCGGTCGGCACGGCGAGCGAGGCGTCCATGTTCTGGACGATCTTGGCGGCGACCCCGCGCAGCGGGGTGGTGCCGGCGGCGCTCACGGTCGGCGCCTTGGCGGCGGGCTTCGGCGCGGCGGCCGGCTTGGCCGCGGGCTTCTCCGCCGCCTTCGGCGCCGGCTTCGCCGGGGCCGCCTTGGCAGCGGGGGCCGGCTTGGCGGGGGCCGGCTGCTGGGCGACGCTGGCGACGGCTTCCTGCTGCTCACCCGGCTCGGGCCGGGCGGCCGGCGCGGCCTTGCCGTCCGGGCGCGGGGTGGCGGCGCCCGGGGCCGGCCGGTAGTCGGCGAAGAAGTCGTGCCAGGCCGAGTCCACGCTCGAGGGGTCCGCGAGGTAGCGCTGGTACATCTCCTCGACGATCCACTCGTTCGGGCCGAAACCCGCCAGTGGGTTCTCCTGAGAAGTTTGCTGGGTCGACACGGCCGCTGATCGCCTCTTTCACGCGGGTTCGTATGCACGCGGTGTCCGGCGGTGCCCGGAAAAGGGCGCACGGACGGCTCCCAGGCTACGCCGTGCGGCTGGCGCGGGCATTTCCGCCTCCGGCTGGTGGCCCGTTTCACAGAAGATGGCAGAAGTTTGGTAAACGCTGCGTGTCCCGTCGACTCCTGCTAGGGACCGAACGGCCCCGCTGGGTGACGATCGTCACCCAGCGGGGCCGTTCCGGGTACGGCTCAGGCGATGTCCCGCCGCCGCGTGATCAGGACCCCGCTGACCCCGCTGACCAGGGCGTACCCCACCAGCACGACGCCACCCACCCACCAGGCGGGCATGAACTGGTTGGCTTCCCCGCCGATCATCACCTGGGAGGCGGTGGCCGGCCAGACGACCATCCACTTCATCACGGCCTGGTTGTCGAGCGCGTTGGAGAGCAGGAAGAAGAGCAGCTGCACGACCTGGGTGCCGATCAGGTAGAGCACCGCCGCGGTGATCACCGCGCCGAGCTGGTTGGGGATCAGCGTCCCGATGCCGACCCCGAGGATCGTCCAGATCGCGTACGCCAGCAGGTTGAGCAGCAGCGCGCGCTGCACCTCCCACTCACCGAGCTGGGCGCCGTGGCCGTCCAGGGACAGGAAGGCCGCCCCGGCGAGCAGGTCGAGCACCGTGGTGGCCAACCAGAAGCCGAAGCCGAGCAGCGATGCCGCGCCGAGCTTGCCGAGGATGACCGACGTGCGGCGCGGCGTGGTGAGGAAGGTGGTGGTCGCCGTCTGGTGGAAGAACTCGTTGGTGACCATCAGGATGCCGATCAGCATCACGAAGAGCAGCCCGAGGTACTGCCCGGAGGTGTAGAGGTTGGCCGCCATCGCCGGCGCGCTGGCCTGCTCGCCGGTGACCCCGATCTCCTCGCCCCGGCCGCTCAGCGCGGTGTGGGCGAACCAGGCGTTGACGGCGAAGGCCAGGACGGTGGCGAGGAACGCCCCGATGCCCAGCAGCCACCAGGTGCTGGTGGTGCGGATCTTCAGCAGCTCGGATCGGACCAGGTTCATCGGATCTCCGCCTTTCCGGCCGTCAGTTCGAGGAAGACCCCCTCCAGGTCGGGGCGCTCGGTGGTCAGCTCGTGCAGCTCGATCTTGGCGGCCAGGGCCGCCCGGCCGACGGCCGGCGCGTCCAGCCCGGTCACCAGCAGCGCTCCGTGATCGTCGCGGTCCACCGTGGCGGACTGCTCGCGCAGAGCGGCGGCCAGCTCCTCGGCCTGCGGCGTGCGGACCCGCACCCGGGTGCCGTGCGCCATCGAGCCGATCACCTGGTCCACCGGCCCCTGCCGGACCAGCCGGCCGGCCGCGATGATCACCACGTCGTCGGCGAGCAGCTGCATCTCCGACAGCAGGTGGCTGGAGACCAGCACGGTCCGCCCCTCGGTGGCCAGCCCCTTGAGGAAGCCGCGCATCCAGCGGATGCCCTCCGGGTCGAGGCCGTTGGCCGGCTCGTCGAGGATCAGCACCTGCGGGTTGCCGAGCATCGCGGCGGCGATGCCGAGCCGCTGCTTCATGCCCAGCGAGTAGCCCTTGAACTTGCGCTTGGCCGCCGGGGTCAGCCCGACCATCGCGAGCGCCTCGTCGGCCCGCTCACGGGGCAGGCCGGCCGCCGCGCAGATCACCCGCAGGTGGTTGATGCCGGTGCGGCCCTTGTGCGCGCTCGACGCCTCCAGCACCGCGCCCACCGAGCGCAGCGGGTCGGCCAGGTCGGCGTACCGGTGGCCGCTGATGGTCGCCTGGCCGGCGGTCGGGGTGACCAGGTTGAGCAGCATGCGCAGGGTGGTCGTCTTGCCGGCGCCGTTCGGGCCCAGGAAGCCGGTCACCCGTCCCGGCTCGACGGTGAAGGACAGATTGTCGACCGCCCGAACGTTCTTGTACTGCTTGGTCAGTCCGGACACCACGATCTGGCCGGTCCCGGCGCTGGGGCTTGACTGCCCGTCGGACATCATTCTCCTCTCCTGGCACGGCGCGCGGGCGCGCCGGTGGGGGCGCCGTTGCGGAAAGCGCCGTGGCACAGCCTGGCAACCCCGCGCAACCGGGTCAATCCAGCGCGACGCTTACCGTCTCCTCCGTCGCGGGCAGGAGGTGATCGTCCTCAGGGAGGAGAGGTCAGGCCGCCGGCAGCGCGATCCAGGTGGCCCGGGCGTAGCCGAGCAGCGCCCCGTCGGGACCGTACAGGCTGGAGTGCACCTCGGCCTTGCGCCCCTCGCCGCCGACCATCGCGCCGGTCACCACACACTCGTCGCCGGGCCGCGGCAGCGCCGCGACCACCGCGGCGATCCGACCCAGGACGTACGGGCGGCCGGGCGCGATCACCGCCCAGCCGCCGGGGCAGTCCAGCGCCGCCCAGACCGTCGCCGGCACCACCTCGGCCGGCGCGCGGAACGGCGCGGCCGTGCGCCCGTCCGGCAGCCGGCCCGGGAAGATCCGCAACCCGTCCGGGTTCTCCGGCCCGCACACGTAACAGCCGGGGAAGGGATGCTCGACCAGCCCCGGGTACGCCCGCGCGGCCGCCTCGGCCGTCGCCCGGTCCACCGGCGCGACCACGGCGCGGAACTCCTCGACCCGGCGTACCTGCGCGACCACCTGGCCGTCCGGGTCCCGGACCTCGCCGTCGACGGCGGTCAGCGGGGTCTCCAGCGGGGGCGGCTTGCGCAGGGTGACCTCCACCGGCCCCCGGTCGTCGACCGCGGCCGCGAAGATCCCGGCGCTCCACCCGCCGTTCCCCGACCCGGCCGGCCCGTGAAAGCGGGACTCGATGATCATGCAACTCCTCCGCGCGCGTGCTCCGGGCACCGGCCCCCTCGCCGGCCCCGCCCCGCAGCCTCGCACGTCCGCCCGCGTGGCCTCCACCCGGTCGATCATGAGGTCGACGGCCGGAAACCGGGCGGAACGTGCGGCCAACCTCATCATCGGCGCGCCTGGTGGCGGGCGGTGGGCGGGCGTTCACCGGATCGACACCCGTCCTCCCCGGGACCGGCAACCCGCGGGCCTTACACAGGTACCCATGGCTGTTCTGCACGCCGCTGGCGCACCCCTTACGACCAGCGGTTACACCCTGCTGATCGCCGACGACCCGGCGCTGGTCGCGGCCGCGCAACGCCTGCGCCACGAGGTGTTCGCCACCGAACTCGGCGCGGCCCTGCACCCCGGCGCGGCCGGGCTCGACACCGACGAGTTCGACGCGCACTGCGACCACCTGGTGGTGCTCCGGGAGGGCACCGACGAGGTGGTCGGCACCTACCGCCTGCTCCCGCCGGGCCGCACCGCTCGCCGGTACGCCGAGGGCGAGTTCGACCTGACCCCGCTGGCCCCGCTGCGGGACGACCTGGTCGAGGCGGGCCGCTCCTGCGTGCACCCGGACCACCGCTCCGGCGCGGTGATCAACCTGATGTGGGCCGGCATCTCCCGTTACCTGCACCTGCGCGGCTCGCGCTGGCTGGGCGGCTGCGCCTCGGTGCCGGTGGCCGACGGCGGGATCGCGGTCGCCGAGGTGTGGCGCCAGGTCAGGGCCCGGCACCTCGCCCCGCCGCCGCTGCGGGTGGCGCCCCGCCGCCCGTGGTTCGCCGAGGCGCCCGCCCCCGCCGAGACTGAGTTGTCGCCCGCCGAACGCCGGTCGCTGGTCCCCCCGCTGCTCCGCGGTTACCTGCGGCTCGGCGCGTGGGTCTGCGGCGAGCCGGCGTACGACCCGGACTTCGGCTGCGCCGACTTCTACGTGCTCTTCTCGCTGGACCGGATGAACCCGCGCTACCTGCGGCACTTCCTCGGCGGGGAGCCGTCGTGACCGCCGACGGGTTGTGGCGGCCCGCCTCGGGCTGCGGACCGTGGTGCCTGCCGGCCGCCGGTGGGCCGGCCGTGCCGCTCCCGCGCCGGGTGGGACGGCTGCTGGCGGTGGCCGGAATGCTGCTGGCCGGGATCGGGCTGGCCGTACTGCTACCGCTGCTGCCGGCGTGGGAGCGGCGGGCCGTGCTGCGCGGCTGGGCTCGGGGCACCCTCAGGGCGCTCGGCGTACGGCTGGCGGTCCGGGGCGGGCTGCCGCGCCGGCGGGCCCTGCTGGTCGCCAACCACGCCTCCTGGCTGGACATCCTCGCGGTGCTCGCGGTCGCGCCGGCCCGGATGCTCGCCAAGCGGGAGGTGCGGGCGTGGCCCCTGGTGGGGCCGCTGGCCGCCGCCGCCGGCACGGTCTTCGTGGACCGGTCCCGGCCGCGTGACCTGCCGGCCACGGTCCGTCGGGTGGCCACCGCACTGCGCGCCGGGCACTCGGTGGCGGTCTTCCCCGAGGGCACGACCTGGTGCGGCGAGGCGCTCGACTGCCAGCCCGGCCGGGGGTTCCGGCCGGCGATGTTCCAGGCCGCGGTCGATGCCGGGGCACCGATCGTGCCGCTGCGCCTCACCTACCGGCACGCCGGCGACCGGACCACGCTGGCCGCGTTCCTCGGTGCCGAGACGCTCTGGGAGTCGGTACGCCGGGTGCTGGCCGCCCGGGACCTGACCGTGTCGGTGACGGTGGCCGCCGCACTGCACCCGGCCGCGGACGCGGACCGCCGGGTGCTGGCCCGGGCCGCCGAGTCGGCGATCCACTCGCCCCCGACCGGGCGGGTGCCCGCGGGACGGCCGGCCCGGCGTGGGACCTCCCGTGCGCGCGTCGGGACGACCCCGATCCCGCGGGCATCCGGCCGGGAGGTGGTGCTGGACCTGGCCGCCTGACAGGCTCACGACATATCTCGCGACAGTCTTGTTCAGTCGCGATGTATCGCGTTATGCTCCTCCCGTCGCTCGACGTGCCGTGGGTCGGCGCGTCACCGAGAGGAGGACGCCATGGCCAGCTGGACGGTCGACAGCCCGCAGCGGCTCACCCTGGACGGGCCGGTCACCCGGCTCGACGTACGGCTGATCAGCGGCCGGCTCAACGTGGTCGCCACCGACGGCCCGGCGCGGATCGACGTCGCCCGGGTCAGCCGCCGGCCGGTGATCGTGGAGCACCGCGACGGCCGCCTGTTCGTCGGGCACCAGCGGCACCCCCGCTGGCCCGGCTTCCTCTGGTGGCTCGGCCAGCTCGGCCGCCGGTTCCGGGCCGAGGTCTCCGTCGCCGTGCCGGCCGACGTGCTGGCCGACCTGCGCCTGGTGGACGGCTCGCTGGTCGCGTCCGGCCTGCGTCGGGACACCCAGGTCGACGTCACCTCCGGTCAGGTCACCCTGATGGGGCTGCGCGGCCGCACCACCGCGAAGGTCACCTCCGGCCCGGTGGAGGCGCTCGGCGTCGCCGGTGACCTCTCCCTGGAGACGGTCTCCGGCGAGGTGATCCTCGCCGACAGCGCCCCCGGCCGGGTGCACGCGCACACCGTTTCCGGCTCGATCACCTGCGACCTGGACAATCCCCGGGGCAGCGAGATCCGGCTCAGCGCCATCTCCGGCAGCATCACCGTGCGGGTCCGGGAGGACAGCGACCTCACGGTCGACCTGCACACCGTCTCCGGCCGGATCACCAGCGGCTTCCCCCAGGTGCGCGGCCACGTCGGGCTGGGCGCGATGAAGGACAGCCACGGGGTCCTCGGCGCGGGCGAGGGTAAGCTCTCGGCGTCCGCGACGTCCGGCAGCATCGCGCTGCTCGCCCGACCCGTCGAGGGCGCCGACGACGTGGAGGAGCTGCCGTGACCGCCGTGTTCAGTCACGGGCGGCTCCGGCTCTACCTGCTCAAGCTCCTCGACGACGGCCCGAAGCACGGCTACGAGCTGATCCGGCTGCTGGAGGACCGCTTCCTCGGCCTGTACGCGCCGAGCGCCGGCACCATCTACCCCCGGCTGCAACGCCTGGAGGTCGAGGGGCTGGTCACCCACACCGCGGCCGGCGGTCGCAAGGTGTACGAGATCACCGAGGCGGGCCGCGCCGAGTTGCGGCAGCGCGCCGACGAGCTGGCCACCCTGGAATCGGACATCACCGCCTCGGTGGAGGACCTGTCCGCCCTGGCCGGCGAGATCCGCAGCGAGGTACGCGGCTCGGTGCGCGACCTCAAGCGGGAGCTGCGCGAGGCGGCCCGGCAGACCCGGCAGGCCCGTTGGACGCCGCCGCCGCCGGCCCGGCCCACGGCCAACGCTGGCCCGGCGGCGGGCGCCGAGTCGCCTCTGCTCACCGAGTTCGACCAGCGGCTGGCCGCGTTCACCGCCGAAGTGAGCGCGCTGGTCCGCGTCGGTCGGCTCACCGACACGCAGCTCCGGACGGCGATCCGGCTGCTCGACGGTGCGCTGGACGGGCTGCGCCGGCTGCTGCGCTGAGCCGCCGTCCGGGCCCGCCGGCTCACAGGTTGTTTCCAGCATCCACCCAGCGGGGCCGCAGGCGCAGCGCGGATGATGGGTGGCATGGTGGCTACCCAGACCGAGGCCCGACTGCTCGTGGTCGAGGACGATCCCAACATCCTCGAGCTGCTCTCCGCGAGCCTGCGCTTCGCGGGCTTCGACGTCGCCACCGCGACGAGCGGCAGCGCGGCGCTGACCGCGGCGAAGGAGCACCGCCCCGATCTGGTCGTGCTCGACGTGATGCTGCCCGACCTCGACGGCTTCGAGGTCATCCGGATGCTCCGCGAGGGCGGTACGCGTACCCCGGTGGTGTTCCTCACCGCCCGCGACGCCACCGACGACAAGATCCGCGGGCTCACCCTGGGCGGCGACGACTACGTCACCAAGCCGTTCAGCCTGGAGGAGCTGACCGCCCGGATCCGGGCGGTGCTGCGGCGTACCGCCACCGGCGACCACGCCCCCTCCCGGCTCACCTTCGCCGATCTGGAGCTGGACGAGGAGACCCACGAGGTGCACCGGGCCGGGCAGCGGGTGCAGCTGTCGCCGACCGAGTTCAAGCTGCTGCGCTACCTGATGCTGAACGCCAACCGGGTGCTGTCCAAGGCGCAGATCCTCGACCACGTGTGGAACTACGACTTCCGCGGCGACGACAACATCGTCGAGTCCTACATCTCGTACCTGCGGCGCAAGATCGACAACACCCAACCCCGGCTGATCCACACCCTGCGCGGGGTCGGGTACGTGCTGCGCAAGCCGGCGGCGTGAGCGCCGTCCACGACGCGAAGGGCTGGCTGCGGGGAGTCCCGCTGCGGGTGAAGCTGGTCGCCGCAGTGTTGGCGCTGGTGGCCGGTGCCCTGGTCGTGATCAGCGTCTCCAGCGCCTACTTCCTGCACGCCTACCTTGTGGATCAGATCGACCAGGAGCTGCACGCCGCGGCCAACCGGGTCCAGTCGCTCACGCCCGCCAGCCCCGGGATCGCGCTGCCCAGCGACTACCTGGTGGTGCTGACCGACCCGGACACCGGCCAGGCAGCGGCCCCCATCTACGACACCACCCGCTTCCAGTCGCGGGACCTGCCGACCTGGCCGTCCGACGCGGCGGGCTTCCAGCAGCTGCAGGGTGATGCCTTCACGGCCCGTGCGCGGGACAGCTCGGTCCGCTGGCGCATGCTCTTCATTCAGCTGCCGAACGGGCAGTGGGCCGCCATCGGCGAGCACATGATCGACGTCGACCAGGCGGTCAAGCAGCTCGCCTGGATCGACCTGCTGGTCGGTGGAGCCGTACTGATCGTCCTGGCCTCGTTGGGCGCGGGGATCGTGCGTACCAGTCTCAAGCCGCTTGTCGAGATCGAGCGGACCGCGGCGGCCATCGCCGGCGGCGACCTGACCCGGCGGGTGCCCGACCCGGAGGAGGGCCGGGCGGTGCCGACCTCCGAGCTGGGCCGGTTGTCCCGGGCGCTGAACGCGATGCTCGCCCAGATCGAGGCGGCCTTCACCGCCCGGGCGGCGTCCGAGGCGGCGGCCCGCAGCGCGGAGGTCAGCGCCCGGGACGCGGCCGCGGCGGCCCAGGCCTCCGAGGCGCGGGCCCGCCGCTCCGAGGAGCGGATGCGGCAGTTCATCGCGGACGCCTCGCACGAGCTGCGTACCCCGCTGACCACCATCCGGGGCTTCGCCGAGCTCTACCGGCAGGGCGCGGCCCGGCAGCCCGAGCAGACCGCCGGGCTGCTGCGCCGGATCGAGGACGAGGCGGCCCGGATGGGGCTGCTGGTGGAGGACCTGCTGCTGCTGGCCCGGATGGACCGGGAACGGCCGATCGCGCTGGCCCCGGTGGAGCTGCCGGTGCTCGCCTCCGACGCGGTGCAGGCGGCCCGGGCGGTCGAGCCGGAGCGCCCGATCAAGCTGGACATCGAGCCCGGCGCCGGGACGCTGGTGGTGCTCGGCGACGACGCCCGGCTGCGGCAGGTGATCGGCAACCTGATGACCAACGCGCTCACCCACACCCCACCGGACGCCTCGGTGACCCTGCGGCTGCGGGTGGAACCCGGCAACCTGGCCGTGATCGAGGTGGCGGACACCGGTCCGGGCCTCACCCCGGAGCAGGCCGAGCGGGTCTTCGAGCGGTTCTACCGGGTGGACGCGGCGCGGACCCGGCGGGCCGGCGGGCCGACCAGCACCGGGCTGGGGCTGGCCATCGTGGCCGCGCTGGTGGCGGCACACCACGGCACGGTGGAGGTGGCCGAAACGCCGGGCGGCGGGGCGACCTTCCGGGTCAAACTGCCGCTGCTGCCCGAGTCGCCGGAGCCGGGCGACTGACTTTCAGAAAACATTCAGGCGCGTTCCAGGCTTGTCGCAGTGGCAGAGGAGAAGGTGGATACATGACCGACCACGAGACCGACCCACAGCGGTCGCCGGCTCCCGCCGACGCCGAGCCGTCGCACCCCACCGCCGAGCTGCCCCGGACCGGGAGCGTGCCCTCGGACTCCACCACCGCTCCGGCCGCCACGCCGGTTCCGGCCGACTCCCCGGCCGCCGGGACCGCCGCCGAGGCGACCGACTTCGCGGGCCACCCCGAAACCCCGGCCACCGCCGACTTCGGCCGCGCCGACGTGGCGGCCACCGCCGACTTCGGCCACGCCGAAGCCCCGGCAACCGCTGCCCCGGCCGAGCCGGTTAGCCCGTACGCGCGGCCGACGGCGCCGCCGTCCGCCCCGCCGTACCCGGTCTCCGGGCAGCCGCAGCAGCCCGGCCCCTGGTACGGGGGGCAGCAGCAGCCGGGCGGCTGGGCTGCTGGCGCCCACCACGGCCCCGCTGGCGCCCACCACGGCCCCGCTGGCGCCCACCACGGCCCCGCTGGCGCCCACCACGGCCCCGCTACGCCGCACGCTGCCGGTACGCCGCACGGCGCCGGCTACCCGATGGCGGCCGGCGGGCCGGTGCCGCCGTACCAGCAGCACCAGCCGTACCCCGGCGGCCAGCCGGTCCCGCCGTGGGGCCAGCCGCAGCCGGCGCCGCGGCCGGGCCGC comes from Micromonospora viridifaciens and encodes:
- a CDS encoding lysophospholipid acyltransferase family protein — its product is MTADGLWRPASGCGPWCLPAAGGPAVPLPRRVGRLLAVAGMLLAGIGLAVLLPLLPAWERRAVLRGWARGTLRALGVRLAVRGGLPRRRALLVANHASWLDILAVLAVAPARMLAKREVRAWPLVGPLAAAAGTVFVDRSRPRDLPATVRRVATALRAGHSVAVFPEGTTWCGEALDCQPGRGFRPAMFQAAVDAGAPIVPLRLTYRHAGDRTTLAAFLGAETLWESVRRVLAARDLTVSVTVAAALHPAADADRRVLARAAESAIHSPPTGRVPAGRPARRGTSRARVGTTPIPRASGREVVLDLAA
- a CDS encoding GNAT family N-acetyltransferase produces the protein MAVLHAAGAPLTTSGYTLLIADDPALVAAAQRLRHEVFATELGAALHPGAAGLDTDEFDAHCDHLVVLREGTDEVVGTYRLLPPGRTARRYAEGEFDLTPLAPLRDDLVEAGRSCVHPDHRSGAVINLMWAGISRYLHLRGSRWLGGCASVPVADGGIAVAEVWRQVRARHLAPPPLRVAPRRPWFAEAPAPAETELSPAERRSLVPPLLRGYLRLGAWVCGEPAYDPDFGCADFYVLFSLDRMNPRYLRHFLGGEPS
- a CDS encoding ABC transporter ATP-binding protein, which produces MSDGQSSPSAGTGQIVVSGLTKQYKNVRAVDNLSFTVEPGRVTGFLGPNGAGKTTTLRMLLNLVTPTAGQATISGHRYADLADPLRSVGAVLEASSAHKGRTGINHLRVICAAAGLPRERADEALAMVGLTPAAKRKFKGYSLGMKQRLGIAAAMLGNPQVLILDEPANGLDPEGIRWMRGFLKGLATEGRTVLVSSHLLSEMQLLADDVVIIAAGRLVRQGPVDQVIGSMAHGTRVRVRTPQAEELAAALREQSATVDRDDHGALLVTGLDAPAVGRAALAAKIELHELTTERPDLEGVFLELTAGKAEIR
- a CDS encoding sensor histidine kinase translates to MSAVHDAKGWLRGVPLRVKLVAAVLALVAGALVVISVSSAYFLHAYLVDQIDQELHAAANRVQSLTPASPGIALPSDYLVVLTDPDTGQAAAPIYDTTRFQSRDLPTWPSDAAGFQQLQGDAFTARARDSSVRWRMLFIQLPNGQWAAIGEHMIDVDQAVKQLAWIDLLVGGAVLIVLASLGAGIVRTSLKPLVEIERTAAAIAGGDLTRRVPDPEEGRAVPTSELGRLSRALNAMLAQIEAAFTARAASEAAARSAEVSARDAAAAAQASEARARRSEERMRQFIADASHELRTPLTTIRGFAELYRQGAARQPEQTAGLLRRIEDEAARMGLLVEDLLLLARMDRERPIALAPVELPVLASDAVQAARAVEPERPIKLDIEPGAGTLVVLGDDARLRQVIGNLMTNALTHTPPDASVTLRLRVEPGNLAVIEVADTGPGLTPEQAERVFERFYRVDAARTRRAGGPTSTGLGLAIVAALVAAHHGTVEVAETPGGGATFRVKLPLLPESPEPGD
- a CDS encoding PadR family transcriptional regulator — encoded protein: MTAVFSHGRLRLYLLKLLDDGPKHGYELIRLLEDRFLGLYAPSAGTIYPRLQRLEVEGLVTHTAAGGRKVYEITEAGRAELRQRADELATLESDITASVEDLSALAGEIRSEVRGSVRDLKRELREAARQTRQARWTPPPPARPTANAGPAAGAESPLLTEFDQRLAAFTAEVSALVRVGRLTDTQLRTAIRLLDGALDGLRRLLR
- a CDS encoding DUF4097 family beta strand repeat-containing protein, yielding MASWTVDSPQRLTLDGPVTRLDVRLISGRLNVVATDGPARIDVARVSRRPVIVEHRDGRLFVGHQRHPRWPGFLWWLGQLGRRFRAEVSVAVPADVLADLRLVDGSLVASGLRRDTQVDVTSGQVTLMGLRGRTTAKVTSGPVEALGVAGDLSLETVSGEVILADSAPGRVHAHTVSGSITCDLDNPRGSEIRLSAISGSITVRVREDSDLTVDLHTVSGRITSGFPQVRGHVGLGAMKDSHGVLGAGEGKLSASATSGSIALLARPVEGADDVEELP
- a CDS encoding response regulator transcription factor, with the protein product MVATQTEARLLVVEDDPNILELLSASLRFAGFDVATATSGSAALTAAKEHRPDLVVLDVMLPDLDGFEVIRMLREGGTRTPVVFLTARDATDDKIRGLTLGGDDYVTKPFSLEELTARIRAVLRRTATGDHAPSRLTFADLELDEETHEVHRAGQRVQLSPTEFKLLRYLMLNANRVLSKAQILDHVWNYDFRGDDNIVESYISYLRRKIDNTQPRLIHTLRGVGYVLRKPAA
- a CDS encoding ABC transporter permease; the encoded protein is MNLVRSELLKIRTTSTWWLLGIGAFLATVLAFAVNAWFAHTALSGRGEEIGVTGEQASAPAMAANLYTSGQYLGLLFVMLIGILMVTNEFFHQTATTTFLTTPRRTSVILGKLGAASLLGFGFWLATTVLDLLAGAAFLSLDGHGAQLGEWEVQRALLLNLLAYAIWTILGVGIGTLIPNQLGAVITAAVLYLIGTQVVQLLFFLLSNALDNQAVMKWMVVWPATASQVMIGGEANQFMPAWWVGGVVLVGYALVSGVSGVLITRRRDIA